Genomic window (Fluviispira vulneris):
GCGAATTTGATCATGATTTTTAACAATAGCTGAAACACGACTCTCTCTATCAGTGATTTCAGACAAGATTTGTAAATTCTTTTTTTGCACGTTTGTATCACCAAGAATACCGTTTAACAGAACGGTAGGAGCAATTTTATTAAGTTGAGGGGCTAATTTAGAAATAAAAGAAACCTCACCCAGAATGAGATCGGGCTTTAATTTTGCAATAGCTTCTAGGCTAGGTTCATCCCGAGTTCCTACTCCCGGTATATCTTTTAAAAATTCTTGTAGATACGCAGGATCTTGTCCTTCACTGCTATCGCTTTTCCCAACTCCCACTGGCTTAACCCCCAAAAGTTTCAACTCATCAAGTAAACCAAATTCAAGGACAACGATTCTTTCTGGTTTTTTTGGTAAAATGATTGTTCCGTTCTCAGCTTTTACAGATAAGGGAAACTGAACCGCATAACTTAAAGAAGAACATAAACATAAAATAGTTGTTGCTATTATTTTTTTCATCACTAACTCCTTTTAACTCTTAATATGAGAATGATTTTCATTATCATTTTTTACCTATGAAAACTCAAAAAAAAAGTCAAGAGCATTATGAAAGAATATGCTACATTTTGAATAATTATTAAATTTTAATTAAAATTAATAAATTTTTAATTATAGAATTTAGAAAATTTTATAAAATTACACTTTATTCAAATTAATTTTTAATAATTTAAAAATCTCTTCCTTTAAATTTGCTGGATAAATAATTCTTTGAATCATAAGTGGTTGGGTATTAGGAAACAATATTTTGACATCTGCTACACCAAGAAATTTCTGTAATAAATTCTGAGTAATTTCAACATTCTTTATTTCTTGAATTGGAAATTCTTGAACATTTTTAATTAGGAAACCACTTTCAATATATAATCTTTGGTTTGTAAGTAAT
Coding sequences:
- a CDS encoding ABC transporter substrate-binding protein; this encodes MKKIIATTILCLCSSLSYAVQFPLSVKAENGTIILPKKPERIVVLEFGLLDELKLLGVKPVGVGKSDSSEGQDPAYLQEFLKDIPGVGTRDEPSLEAIAKLKPDLILGEVSFISKLAPQLNKIAPTVLLNGILGDTNVQKKNLQILSEITDRESRVSAIVKNHDQIRNNAIAIAHKFPQQKVLIGYITPSGVFRALSSNAIATPILKDLNKINLIQDKSSLHRVEVTVEGIINMNPDQIAILLTDGDMSPYKKLQENPLWKDVRAFKGNQIYFLDRNVWAKTHGIEAMQIKYQEAIESGFLAGTPNNKNSVN
- a CDS encoding PH domain-containing protein, with protein sequence MLLNLKSEEKILFKFSIHWFDMIPNIFLGFILFLMFLPSFSGIKSTYAYLFIIIFCSAPMLSKFVSNFNKKILLTNQRLYIESGFLIKNVQEFPIQEIKNVEITQNLLQKFLGVADVKILFPNTQPLMIQRIIYPANLKEEIFKLLKINLNKV